In one Nomascus leucogenys isolate Asia chromosome 13, Asia_NLE_v1, whole genome shotgun sequence genomic region, the following are encoded:
- the GGT7 gene encoding glutathione hydrolase 7 isoform X2, translating into MAAENEASQESALGAYSPVDYMSITSFPRLPEDEPAPAAPLRGRKDEDAFLGDPDTDPDSFLKSARLQRLPSSSSEMGSQDGSPLRETRKDPFSAAAAECSCRQDGLTVIVTACLTFATGVTVALVMQIYFGDPQIFQQGAVVTDAARCTSLGIEVLSKQGSSVDAAVAAALCLGIVAPHSSGLGGGGVMLVHDIRRNESHLIDFRESAPGALREETLQRSWETKPGLLVGVPGMVKGLYEAHQLYGRLPWSQVLAFAAAVAQDGFNVTHDLARALAEQLPPNMSERFRETFLPLGRPPLPGSLLHRPDLAEVLDVLGTSGPAAFYAGGNLTLEMVAEAQHAGGVITEEDFSNYSALVEKPVCGVYRGHLVLSPPPPHTGPALISALNILEGFNLTSLVSREQALHWVAETLKIALALASRLGDPVYDSTITESMDDMLSKVEAAYLRGHINDSQAAPAPLLPVYELDGAPTAAQVLIMGPDDFIVAMVSSLNQPFGSGLITPSGILLNSQMLDFSWPNRTANHSAPSLENSVQPGKRPLSFLLPTVVRPAEGLCGTYLALGANGAARGLSGLTQVLLNVLTLNRNLSDSLARGRLHPDLQSNLLQVDSEFTEEEIEFLEARGHHVEKVDVLSWVHGSRRTNNFIIAVKDPRSPDAAGATIL; encoded by the exons ATGGCGGCGGAGAACGAGGCCAGCCAGGAGAGCGCCCTGGGCGCCTACTCGCCAGTGGACTACATGAGCATCACCAGCTTCCCGCGGCTGCCCGAGGACGAGCCGGCGCCCGCGGCCCCGCTGAGGGGCCGCAAGGACGAGGACGCCTTTCTGGGAGACCCCGACACCG ACCCGGACTCCTTCCTGAAGTCGGCACGGCTGCAGCGGCTGCCATCGTCGTCGTCGGAGATGGGCAGCCAAGACGGGTCGCCGCTACGCGAGACGCGCAAAGACCCGTTCTCCGCGGCAGCGGCCGAGTGCTCCTGCCGCCAGGATGGGCTCACGGTCATCGTCACGGCCTGTCTCACCTTCGCTACCGGTGTCACCGTGGCGCTGGTCATGCAGATCTACTTCGGGGACCCCCAG ATCTTCCAACAGGGTGCCGTGGTGACCGATGCTGCCCGCTGCACTTCACTGGGCATcgaggtgctcagtaaacaggGATCTTCTGTGGacgcagcagtggcagcagcctTGTGTTTGGGGATCGTGGCTCCACACAGTTCTGGCCTGGGCGG TGGGGGCGTGATGCTGGTACATGACATCCGACGAAATGAGAGCCACCTAATTGATTTCCGCGAGTCCGCACCAGGGGCCCTCAGGGAAGAGACCCTGCAAAGAtcctgggagaccaag CCTGGGCTCTTGGTGGGGGTTCCCGGAATGGTGAAGGGGCTATATGAAGCTCACCAGCTCTATGGCAG GCTGCCATGGTCCCAAGTCCTGGCCTTCGCAGCAGCTGTGGCCCAAGATGGCTTCAACGTGACTCATGATCTAG CCCGTGCCCTGGCTGAACAGCTGCCACCCAACATGTCTGAGCGCTTCCGGGAGACATTCCTGCCATTGGGCCGCCCGCCACTACCTGGCTCGCTGCTGCATCGGCCCGACCTGGCTGAGGTGCTGGATGTACTTGGCACCTCCGGCCCGGCTGCCTTCTACGCAGGTGGCAACCTCACACTGGAGATGGTGGCCGAG GCTCAGCACGCAGGGGGTGTCATAACCGAAGAGGACTTCAGCAATTACAGCGCCCTTGTGGAGAAGCCTGTGTGTGGCGTGTACAGAG GCCACCTGGTTCTTAGTCCCCCGCCCCCGCACACGGGCCCTGCCCTCATCAGTGCTCTCAACATCCTGGAGGGCTTCAATCTCACCAGCCTGGTATCCCGAGAACAGGCTCTTCACTGGGTGGCAGAG ACCCTGAAGATTGCGTTAGCCCTGGCCAGCAGACTGGGAGATCCCGTCTATGATTCTACCATCACTGAGAGCATGGATGATATGCTCAG CAAGGTGGAGGCTGCCTACCTCCGGGGCCATATCAATGACTCCCAGGCAGCCCCTGCCCCACTCCTGCCTGTCTATGAACTAGACGGAGCTCCCACGGCTGCCCAGGTGCTGATCATGGGACCTGATGACTTCATTGTGGCCATGGTTAG CTCCCTGAACCAGCCCTTTGGCAGTGGCCTTATCACCCCCTCGGGGATCCTGCTCAACAGCCAGATGCTGGACTTCTCCTGGCCCAACCGGACAGCTAACCactctgcacccagcctg GAGAATTCAGTGCAGCCAGGGAAGCGGCcactctctttcctgctgcccaCAGTGGTCCGACCCGCGGAGGGGCTCTGTGGAACCTACCTTGCTCTGGGGGCCAATGGAGCTGCGCGGGGCCTCAGCGGCCTGACACAG GTTCTGCTGAATGTCCTGACCTTGAACCGGAACCTGAGTGACAGCCTGGCCCGCGGCCGCCTACACCCAGACCTGCAGTCCAACCTCCTGCAGGTGGACA GTGAGTTCACAGAGGAAGAGATTGAGTTCCTGGAAGCCAGGGGTCACCACGTGGAGAAAGTAGATGTCTTATCCTGGGTCCATGGCAGCCGAAGGACCAACAACTTCATCATCGCTGTTAAGGACCCTCGGAGCCCAGATGCAGCTGGAGCCACCATCCTGTAG
- the GGT7 gene encoding glutathione hydrolase 7 isoform X1, which yields MAAENEASQESALGAYSPVDYMSITSFPRLPEDEPAPAAPLRGRKDEDAFLGDPDTDPDSFLKSARLQRLPSSSSEMGSQDGSPLRETRKDPFSAAAAECSCRQDGLTVIVTACLTFATGVTVALVMQIYFGDPQIFQQGAVVTDAARCTSLGIEVLSKQGSSVDAAVAAALCLGIVAPHSSGLGGGGVMLVHDIRRNESHLIDFRESAPGALREETLQRSWETKPGLLVGVPGMVKGLYEAHQLYGRLPWSQVLAFAAAVAQDGFNVTHDLVQSWRPALPSLPSLPLARALAEQLPPNMSERFRETFLPLGRPPLPGSLLHRPDLAEVLDVLGTSGPAAFYAGGNLTLEMVAEAQHAGGVITEEDFSNYSALVEKPVCGVYRGHLVLSPPPPHTGPALISALNILEGFNLTSLVSREQALHWVAETLKIALALASRLGDPVYDSTITESMDDMLSKVEAAYLRGHINDSQAAPAPLLPVYELDGAPTAAQVLIMGPDDFIVAMVSSLNQPFGSGLITPSGILLNSQMLDFSWPNRTANHSAPSLENSVQPGKRPLSFLLPTVVRPAEGLCGTYLALGANGAARGLSGLTQVLLNVLTLNRNLSDSLARGRLHPDLQSNLLQVDSEFTEEEIEFLEARGHHVEKVDVLSWVHGSRRTNNFIIAVKDPRSPDAAGATIL from the exons ATGGCGGCGGAGAACGAGGCCAGCCAGGAGAGCGCCCTGGGCGCCTACTCGCCAGTGGACTACATGAGCATCACCAGCTTCCCGCGGCTGCCCGAGGACGAGCCGGCGCCCGCGGCCCCGCTGAGGGGCCGCAAGGACGAGGACGCCTTTCTGGGAGACCCCGACACCG ACCCGGACTCCTTCCTGAAGTCGGCACGGCTGCAGCGGCTGCCATCGTCGTCGTCGGAGATGGGCAGCCAAGACGGGTCGCCGCTACGCGAGACGCGCAAAGACCCGTTCTCCGCGGCAGCGGCCGAGTGCTCCTGCCGCCAGGATGGGCTCACGGTCATCGTCACGGCCTGTCTCACCTTCGCTACCGGTGTCACCGTGGCGCTGGTCATGCAGATCTACTTCGGGGACCCCCAG ATCTTCCAACAGGGTGCCGTGGTGACCGATGCTGCCCGCTGCACTTCACTGGGCATcgaggtgctcagtaaacaggGATCTTCTGTGGacgcagcagtggcagcagcctTGTGTTTGGGGATCGTGGCTCCACACAGTTCTGGCCTGGGCGG TGGGGGCGTGATGCTGGTACATGACATCCGACGAAATGAGAGCCACCTAATTGATTTCCGCGAGTCCGCACCAGGGGCCCTCAGGGAAGAGACCCTGCAAAGAtcctgggagaccaag CCTGGGCTCTTGGTGGGGGTTCCCGGAATGGTGAAGGGGCTATATGAAGCTCACCAGCTCTATGGCAG GCTGCCATGGTCCCAAGTCCTGGCCTTCGCAGCAGCTGTGGCCCAAGATGGCTTCAACGTGACTCATGATCTAG TCCAGTCCTGgcgccctgccctgcccagcctcccgTCCCTGCCCCTAGCCCGTGCCCTGGCTGAACAGCTGCCACCCAACATGTCTGAGCGCTTCCGGGAGACATTCCTGCCATTGGGCCGCCCGCCACTACCTGGCTCGCTGCTGCATCGGCCCGACCTGGCTGAGGTGCTGGATGTACTTGGCACCTCCGGCCCGGCTGCCTTCTACGCAGGTGGCAACCTCACACTGGAGATGGTGGCCGAG GCTCAGCACGCAGGGGGTGTCATAACCGAAGAGGACTTCAGCAATTACAGCGCCCTTGTGGAGAAGCCTGTGTGTGGCGTGTACAGAG GCCACCTGGTTCTTAGTCCCCCGCCCCCGCACACGGGCCCTGCCCTCATCAGTGCTCTCAACATCCTGGAGGGCTTCAATCTCACCAGCCTGGTATCCCGAGAACAGGCTCTTCACTGGGTGGCAGAG ACCCTGAAGATTGCGTTAGCCCTGGCCAGCAGACTGGGAGATCCCGTCTATGATTCTACCATCACTGAGAGCATGGATGATATGCTCAG CAAGGTGGAGGCTGCCTACCTCCGGGGCCATATCAATGACTCCCAGGCAGCCCCTGCCCCACTCCTGCCTGTCTATGAACTAGACGGAGCTCCCACGGCTGCCCAGGTGCTGATCATGGGACCTGATGACTTCATTGTGGCCATGGTTAG CTCCCTGAACCAGCCCTTTGGCAGTGGCCTTATCACCCCCTCGGGGATCCTGCTCAACAGCCAGATGCTGGACTTCTCCTGGCCCAACCGGACAGCTAACCactctgcacccagcctg GAGAATTCAGTGCAGCCAGGGAAGCGGCcactctctttcctgctgcccaCAGTGGTCCGACCCGCGGAGGGGCTCTGTGGAACCTACCTTGCTCTGGGGGCCAATGGAGCTGCGCGGGGCCTCAGCGGCCTGACACAG GTTCTGCTGAATGTCCTGACCTTGAACCGGAACCTGAGTGACAGCCTGGCCCGCGGCCGCCTACACCCAGACCTGCAGTCCAACCTCCTGCAGGTGGACA GTGAGTTCACAGAGGAAGAGATTGAGTTCCTGGAAGCCAGGGGTCACCACGTGGAGAAAGTAGATGTCTTATCCTGGGTCCATGGCAGCCGAAGGACCAACAACTTCATCATCGCTGTTAAGGACCCTCGGAGCCCAGATGCAGCTGGAGCCACCATCCTGTAG
- the GGT7 gene encoding glutathione hydrolase 7 isoform X3: MAAENEASQESALGAYSPVDYMSITSFPRLPEDEPAPAAPLRGRKDEDAFLGDPDTDPDSFLKSARLQRLPSSSSEMGSQDGSPLRETRKDPFSAAAAECSCRQDGLTVIVTACLTFATGVTVALVMQIYFGDPQIFQQGAVVTDAARCTSLGIEVLSKQGSSVDAAVAAALCLGIVAPHSSGLGGGGVMLVHDIRRNESHLIDFRESAPGALREETLQRSWETKPGLLVGVPGMVKGLYEAHQLYGRLPWSQVLAFAAAVAQDGFNVTHDLARALAEQLPPNMSERFRETFLPLGRPPLPGSLLHRPDLAEVLDVLGTSGPAAFYAGGNLTLEMVAEAQHAGGVITEEDFSNYSALVEKPVCGVYRGHLVLSPPPPHTGPALISALNILEGFNLTSLVSREQALHWVAETLKIALALASRLGDPVYDSTITESMDDMLSKVEAAYLRGHINDSQAAPAPLLPVYELDGAPTAAQVLIMGPDDFIVAMVSSLNQPFGSGLITPSGILLNSQMLDFSWPNRTANHSAPSLENSVQPGKRPLSFLLPTVVRPAEGLCGTYLALGANGAARGLSGLTQVLLNVLTLNRNLSDSLARGRLHPDLQSNLLQVSSQRKRLSSWKPGVTTWRK, from the exons ATGGCGGCGGAGAACGAGGCCAGCCAGGAGAGCGCCCTGGGCGCCTACTCGCCAGTGGACTACATGAGCATCACCAGCTTCCCGCGGCTGCCCGAGGACGAGCCGGCGCCCGCGGCCCCGCTGAGGGGCCGCAAGGACGAGGACGCCTTTCTGGGAGACCCCGACACCG ACCCGGACTCCTTCCTGAAGTCGGCACGGCTGCAGCGGCTGCCATCGTCGTCGTCGGAGATGGGCAGCCAAGACGGGTCGCCGCTACGCGAGACGCGCAAAGACCCGTTCTCCGCGGCAGCGGCCGAGTGCTCCTGCCGCCAGGATGGGCTCACGGTCATCGTCACGGCCTGTCTCACCTTCGCTACCGGTGTCACCGTGGCGCTGGTCATGCAGATCTACTTCGGGGACCCCCAG ATCTTCCAACAGGGTGCCGTGGTGACCGATGCTGCCCGCTGCACTTCACTGGGCATcgaggtgctcagtaaacaggGATCTTCTGTGGacgcagcagtggcagcagcctTGTGTTTGGGGATCGTGGCTCCACACAGTTCTGGCCTGGGCGG TGGGGGCGTGATGCTGGTACATGACATCCGACGAAATGAGAGCCACCTAATTGATTTCCGCGAGTCCGCACCAGGGGCCCTCAGGGAAGAGACCCTGCAAAGAtcctgggagaccaag CCTGGGCTCTTGGTGGGGGTTCCCGGAATGGTGAAGGGGCTATATGAAGCTCACCAGCTCTATGGCAG GCTGCCATGGTCCCAAGTCCTGGCCTTCGCAGCAGCTGTGGCCCAAGATGGCTTCAACGTGACTCATGATCTAG CCCGTGCCCTGGCTGAACAGCTGCCACCCAACATGTCTGAGCGCTTCCGGGAGACATTCCTGCCATTGGGCCGCCCGCCACTACCTGGCTCGCTGCTGCATCGGCCCGACCTGGCTGAGGTGCTGGATGTACTTGGCACCTCCGGCCCGGCTGCCTTCTACGCAGGTGGCAACCTCACACTGGAGATGGTGGCCGAG GCTCAGCACGCAGGGGGTGTCATAACCGAAGAGGACTTCAGCAATTACAGCGCCCTTGTGGAGAAGCCTGTGTGTGGCGTGTACAGAG GCCACCTGGTTCTTAGTCCCCCGCCCCCGCACACGGGCCCTGCCCTCATCAGTGCTCTCAACATCCTGGAGGGCTTCAATCTCACCAGCCTGGTATCCCGAGAACAGGCTCTTCACTGGGTGGCAGAG ACCCTGAAGATTGCGTTAGCCCTGGCCAGCAGACTGGGAGATCCCGTCTATGATTCTACCATCACTGAGAGCATGGATGATATGCTCAG CAAGGTGGAGGCTGCCTACCTCCGGGGCCATATCAATGACTCCCAGGCAGCCCCTGCCCCACTCCTGCCTGTCTATGAACTAGACGGAGCTCCCACGGCTGCCCAGGTGCTGATCATGGGACCTGATGACTTCATTGTGGCCATGGTTAG CTCCCTGAACCAGCCCTTTGGCAGTGGCCTTATCACCCCCTCGGGGATCCTGCTCAACAGCCAGATGCTGGACTTCTCCTGGCCCAACCGGACAGCTAACCactctgcacccagcctg GAGAATTCAGTGCAGCCAGGGAAGCGGCcactctctttcctgctgcccaCAGTGGTCCGACCCGCGGAGGGGCTCTGTGGAACCTACCTTGCTCTGGGGGCCAATGGAGCTGCGCGGGGCCTCAGCGGCCTGACACAG GTTCTGCTGAATGTCCTGACCTTGAACCGGAACCTGAGTGACAGCCTGGCCCGCGGCCGCCTACACCCAGACCTGCAGTCCAACCTCCTGCAG GTGAGTTCACAGAGGAAGAGATTGAGTTCCTGGAAGCCAGGGGTCACCACGTGGAGAAAGTAG